A DNA window from Chryseobacterium scophthalmum contains the following coding sequences:
- a CDS encoding YciI family protein — MMKNLFLLIAISFSFTSCFIYTKGEDGKPGKDGTSGVSKIGFNQKLADSLGADKYGMKAYTIVMLTTGSAKIDDKEKKAELMKGHMENIGKLAKEGKIIVAGPFLEKNKENYRGMFIFNTKSKEEAESWVKTDPAVAAGIFSYDIFSWYGSAALPLYLKHHDEISKENP, encoded by the coding sequence ATGATGAAAAATTTATTTCTACTTATAGCAATTTCTTTTTCTTTCACTTCTTGTTTTATCTATACAAAAGGTGAAGATGGAAAACCCGGAAAAGATGGAACTTCTGGTGTTTCAAAAATAGGTTTCAACCAAAAACTGGCAGATTCTTTAGGAGCAGATAAATATGGTATGAAAGCTTACACCATCGTAATGTTGACAACCGGCTCTGCAAAAATTGATGATAAAGAGAAAAAAGCAGAATTAATGAAAGGTCATATGGAAAACATCGGCAAACTAGCTAAAGAAGGTAAAATCATCGTTGCCGGACCGTTCTTAGAAAAGAATAAAGAAAATTACCGCGGAATGTTTATCTTCAACACCAAGTCAAAAGAAGAAGCCGAATCTTGGGTAAAAACCGATCCCGCCGTTGCGGCCGGAATTTTCAGTTATGACATATTCTCTTGGTATGGCTCTGCAGCGCTGCCTTTGTATTTGAAACATCATGATGAAATTTCGAAAGAGAATCCTTAA
- the pncB gene encoding nicotinate phosphoribosyltransferase: MQHMTFNSILDNDFYKITMQNAVVKLFPSQTVKYEFINRGKHHFPEGFDHALRETVNKMAELKLTKDEKKFLAKTCPYLNLPYLDFLEGYHYDPSEVKIVQTGNDLSVTVEGLWYRTILWEVPLLALISELHYEMNHMERDSNEIVMAKTLEKADSLNKLGVNFAEFGTRRRHSYKVQNLVMEALTQKKDSTFIGSSNVHFAMKYGVKPIGTHAHEWFMFHGAEFGFKMANELALEHWVDVYRGDLGVALSDTYTTDVFFQQFDKKFAKLFDGVRHDSGDPLEFADKTIAHYKRHGINPLFKYIIFSDALNLEKVEEITNYCKGKIGVSFGIGTNLTNDVGLKPMNIVMKLIGVQSLNNEWIPTVKLSDEHGKYTGDPKMIELAKEFLRIKD; this comes from the coding sequence ATGCAACATATGACGTTTAACTCAATTCTAGACAACGATTTTTATAAAATTACCATGCAAAATGCGGTGGTAAAACTTTTCCCAAGTCAAACTGTAAAATACGAATTTATCAATCGTGGGAAACATCATTTTCCTGAAGGTTTTGATCACGCTTTAAGAGAAACTGTCAACAAAATGGCAGAGCTCAAACTGACTAAAGATGAGAAAAAGTTTTTAGCTAAAACCTGTCCTTATTTAAACTTACCTTATCTTGATTTTCTAGAAGGCTATCATTACGATCCATCTGAAGTAAAAATTGTACAAACAGGAAATGATCTATCGGTTACTGTTGAAGGACTTTGGTACCGAACCATTCTTTGGGAAGTTCCCTTACTAGCTTTGATTAGCGAATTGCATTACGAAATGAATCACATGGAAAGAGATTCTAACGAAATCGTAATGGCAAAAACGCTGGAAAAAGCAGATTCGCTAAACAAGCTGGGAGTTAACTTCGCAGAATTTGGTACAAGAAGAAGACATTCTTATAAGGTACAAAATTTAGTAATGGAAGCTTTAACCCAGAAAAAAGACTCTACATTTATAGGAAGCTCCAACGTACATTTCGCCATGAAATACGGCGTAAAACCAATTGGAACCCATGCTCACGAATGGTTTATGTTTCACGGAGCCGAGTTTGGATTTAAAATGGCCAACGAATTAGCCCTTGAACATTGGGTTGATGTTTATCGTGGGGATTTGGGAGTCGCTCTTTCAGATACTTATACCACTGATGTTTTCTTCCAGCAATTCGATAAAAAATTTGCAAAACTTTTCGACGGAGTTCGTCACGACAGTGGTGATCCGCTAGAATTTGCCGACAAAACCATTGCCCATTACAAACGACACGGAATTAATCCTTTATTTAAATATATTATTTTTTCTGATGCTTTAAATCTTGAAAAAGTAGAAGAGATCACCAATTACTGTAAAGGAAAAATCGGAGTTTCTTTTGGTATAGGGACCAACCTTACGAATGATGTCGGTTTAAAACCAATGAATATCGTCATGAAACTTATCGGCGTACAATCTCTCAACAACGAATGGATTCCTACCGTAAAACTTTCTGATGAACATGGAAAATACACTGGTGACCCTAAAATGATTGAATTAGCAAAAGAGTTTTTGAGGATTAAAGATTAA
- the rpsL gene encoding 30S ribosomal protein S12 — protein sequence MPTIQQLVRKGRVALTKKSKSAALDSCPQRRGVCTRVYTTTPKKPNSALRKVARVRLSNGKEVNAYIPGEGHNLQEHSIVLVRGGRVKDLPGVRYHIVRGALDTAGVSGRTQRRSKYGAKRPKPGQAAAAPAKGKKK from the coding sequence ATGCCTACTATTCAACAATTAGTTAGAAAAGGAAGAGTCGCACTTACCAAGAAGAGTAAATCGGCTGCACTTGATTCTTGTCCACAAAGACGAGGTGTATGTACGAGAGTATATACTACCACACCTAAGAAACCTAACTCTGCACTTAGAAAAGTTGCAAGGGTAAGACTTTCAAACGGTAAAGAAGTTAACGCCTATATCCCAGGTGAAGGACATAATCTTCAAGAGCACTCGATAGTATTGGTACGCGGGGGGAGAGTAAAAGATTTACCAGGAGTTAGATACCACATCGTAAGAGGTGCGTTAGATACTGCTGGAGTAAGCGGAAGAACTCAAAGAAGATCTAAGTACGGAGCTAAGAGACCTAAGCCAGGTCAAGCTGCAGCTGCACCGGCTAAAGGAAAGAAAAAATAA
- a CDS encoding TrmH family RNA methyltransferase — translation MIIESFQNEKIKHITKLLTDNRFRKKSGVFVVEGQQENERAQKYNFEAVEFYICENIFKGNTPKEKIHLVSDKVYEKIAYRGTSEGIIGVYKTKESHLNNFQPKENSTVIIVEGVEKPGNLGAILRSCEAFGIDALIVADGKTDFYNPNVIRSSVGCLFGMEVFQADNNEVYEFLQKNSFNIYTTIMDETSKDMFERDFTKRSAILFGTEHSGLSDFWYCKGQNTLIPMTGSIDSLNLSNAVAITCYEALRQKKS, via the coding sequence ATGATCATCGAAAGTTTTCAAAACGAAAAGATAAAACATATTACCAAACTTCTTACAGACAACCGTTTTCGTAAAAAATCGGGAGTTTTTGTAGTAGAAGGACAACAGGAAAACGAAAGAGCTCAGAAATACAATTTTGAAGCTGTAGAATTCTATATCTGCGAAAACATTTTCAAAGGAAATACTCCTAAAGAGAAAATTCATTTGGTGAGTGACAAAGTGTATGAAAAAATTGCTTATCGTGGGACTTCAGAAGGAATTATCGGAGTTTACAAAACCAAAGAATCTCATTTAAACAACTTTCAACCAAAAGAAAATTCAACGGTAATCATCGTAGAAGGTGTTGAAAAACCAGGAAACTTAGGTGCAATCTTAAGAAGTTGTGAAGCTTTCGGAATTGATGCCTTAATTGTCGCTGACGGTAAAACAGATTTTTATAATCCCAATGTAATCCGATCAAGTGTTGGATGTCTTTTTGGAATGGAAGTTTTTCAGGCTGACAATAACGAAGTCTATGAATTTTTACAGAAAAACAGTTTCAATATTTATACAACCATTATGGATGAAACTTCCAAAGATATGTTTGAAAGAGATTTCACAAAACGTTCGGCAATTTTATTTGGTACAGAGCATTCAGGATTGAGTGATTTCTGGTATTGTAAAGGTCAAAATACATTAATACCGATGACCGGAAGTATTGACTCATTAAATTTGAGTAATGCTGTAGCGATTACATGCTATGAAGCTTTAAGACAGAAAAAGTCTTAA
- the rmuC gene encoding DNA recombination protein RmuC, with translation MEITYLIIGCFAGGIIGAILVYFVLKSSMVSRSSYDELNYLHIKTKADLENLNLKIQDLDQIIKNEKNLNLQQSDLLNDLKNEFSKISAENTFLQTQFDEQKFLNQKQNAQIELILNEKQHLYAKNSELSAQNEGLQQSLETQKEEIKKIQEEGKLQFENLANKILEEKTEKFTTVNQNNLKNILEPFQEKINDLKNKVNEAYEKENKERFSLAEKVKELALLNQQISEDAKKLTKALKGESKTQGNWGEMILESILEKSGLVKGREYFLEHELRDEDNKALFSEFSGKKMRPDAVVKYPDERNVIIDSKVSLTAFTELVDETDSDIYQIKVNQHLSSIKTHISQLSQKAYDDYGKSLDFVMMFIPSEPAYIAAMQADQNLWNFAYEKRILLLNPSNLITSLKLIADLWKREYQNRNSMEIAERGAKLYDKFAGFVENLEKVGKNLDLAKNVYNDAYKQLYTGNDNLIVQTQKLKSLGIKNKKELPQSLIGNISDE, from the coding sequence ATGGAAATCACTTATCTCATCATTGGATGTTTTGCCGGAGGAATTATCGGCGCTATTTTAGTTTATTTTGTTTTGAAATCTTCTATGGTTTCAAGAAGTTCTTATGATGAATTGAATTATTTACATATTAAAACTAAAGCTGATTTAGAAAATTTGAATCTGAAGATTCAGGATTTAGATCAAATTATTAAAAATGAAAAAAATTTAAATCTTCAACAATCTGATTTATTGAATGATCTTAAAAATGAGTTCTCCAAAATCTCAGCAGAAAACACTTTTCTCCAAACACAATTTGATGAACAAAAATTTTTAAATCAAAAACAAAACGCTCAAATTGAATTGATTTTGAATGAAAAGCAACATTTATATGCTAAAAATTCAGAATTATCTGCTCAAAATGAAGGTTTACAACAATCTTTAGAAACTCAGAAAGAAGAGATTAAAAAAATTCAGGAAGAAGGAAAACTGCAGTTTGAAAATTTGGCGAACAAAATTCTAGAAGAAAAAACAGAAAAATTCACAACGGTCAATCAAAATAATCTTAAAAATATCCTTGAACCTTTTCAGGAGAAAATCAATGATTTAAAAAATAAAGTCAACGAAGCTTATGAAAAGGAAAATAAAGAACGTTTTTCTCTGGCTGAAAAAGTGAAAGAATTGGCTTTGCTCAACCAACAAATTTCGGAAGATGCTAAAAAACTGACCAAAGCTCTGAAAGGTGAAAGCAAAACTCAGGGAAATTGGGGCGAAATGATTCTGGAAAGCATTTTAGAGAAATCAGGATTGGTAAAAGGAAGAGAATATTTCCTGGAGCACGAACTGAGAGATGAAGATAATAAAGCTTTGTTTTCAGAGTTTTCGGGTAAAAAAATGCGTCCTGATGCAGTTGTAAAATATCCCGACGAAAGAAATGTGATCATCGATTCCAAAGTTTCTTTGACCGCCTTTACAGAATTGGTAGACGAAACAGATTCAGACATCTATCAAATTAAAGTCAACCAGCATTTATCTTCCATCAAAACTCACATCAGTCAATTGAGTCAAAAAGCGTACGACGATTACGGAAAATCTTTAGACTTTGTCATGATGTTTATTCCGAGCGAACCGGCTTATATTGCTGCAATGCAGGCGGATCAAAACCTTTGGAATTTCGCTTACGAGAAAAGAATTTTACTTTTAAATCCAAGCAACCTGATTACTTCATTAAAACTAATCGCTGATCTTTGGAAAAGAGAATATCAGAACAGAAATTCCATGGAAATTGCCGAGCGTGGTGCTAAATTATACGACAAATTTGCAGGTTTCGTAGAAAATCTTGAAAAGGTTGGAAAAAATTTAGACTTAGCAAAAAATGTTTACAATGATGCTTACAAGCAACTCTACACAGGAAATGACAATTTAATTGTCCAGACTCAGAAACTAAAATCTTTAGGAATTAAAAATAAAAAAGAGCTTCCACAAAGCTTGATTGGAAATATAAGTGATGAATAG
- the rpsG gene encoding 30S ribosomal protein S7, with protein sequence MRKTKAKKRPLLPDPKFNDQLVTRFVNNLMLDGKKSIAFKIFYDALDIVETKKGETEKTALEIWKDALTNVMPHVEVRSRRVGGANFQIPMPIRADRKISMAMKWLISYSKKRNDKSMALKLANEVVAASREEGAAYKKKSDTHKMAEANKAFSHFKF encoded by the coding sequence ATGAGAAAGACAAAAGCGAAAAAAAGACCGTTGTTACCAGATCCAAAATTTAATGATCAATTGGTAACTAGATTCGTAAACAACTTGATGCTTGACGGTAAGAAGTCAATCGCATTCAAAATATTCTATGATGCATTAGATATCGTAGAAACTAAAAAAGGAGAAACTGAAAAGACTGCCCTTGAAATCTGGAAAGATGCATTAACTAACGTTATGCCTCACGTAGAAGTACGTTCTAGAAGAGTAGGTGGAGCAAACTTCCAGATTCCTATGCCAATCAGAGCTGATAGAAAAATTTCTATGGCAATGAAATGGTTAATTAGCTACTCTAAAAAGAGAAATGATAAGTCTATGGCTTTGAAATTAGCTAATGAAGTAGTTGCCGCTTCAAGAGAAGAAGGTGCTGCTTACAAGAAGAAATCAGATACTCACAAAATGGCGGAAGCTAACAAAGCTTTCTCACACTTTAAATTCTAA
- a CDS encoding Dps family protein — protein MKNANIIGLKEADCQNISEKLNILLANYSVFYQNTRGSHWNIKGEQFFTLHPKFEELYNSLVLKIDEIAERILTLGATPAHNYSDYLQVSTIKESKEVSDGNKSVEIILNSFKVVIDLQRELLDITDKAGDEGTNSQMSDYITEQEKEVWMYNSYLGK, from the coding sequence ATGAAAAACGCAAACATTATCGGTTTAAAAGAAGCCGACTGCCAAAACATTTCAGAAAAACTGAATATTTTACTTGCTAACTATTCTGTATTTTATCAGAATACAAGAGGTTCTCACTGGAATATAAAAGGAGAACAATTTTTTACGCTGCATCCTAAGTTTGAAGAATTATACAATAGTTTAGTTTTAAAAATAGATGAGATTGCAGAACGTATATTAACTTTAGGAGCAACTCCGGCGCACAATTATTCAGATTACCTTCAGGTTTCTACCATTAAAGAAAGCAAAGAAGTAAGTGACGGTAATAAAAGTGTAGAGATCATTCTGAATTCTTTCAAAGTGGTGATCGATTTGCAAAGAGAGCTTTTAGATATTACAGACAAAGCAGGTGACGAAGGTACCAACTCGCAAATGAGCGACTATATTACAGAGCAGGAAAAAGAAGTCTGGATGTACAATTCTTATTTAGGGAAGTAA
- the fusA gene encoding elongation factor G, translating to MGRDLKFTRNIGIAAHIDAGKTTTTERILFYTGVNHKIGEVHDGASTMDWMEQEAERGITITSAATTCSWNFPTDQGKPLADTKPYHFNIIDTPGHVDFTVEVNRSLRVLDGLVFLFSAVDGVEPQSETNWRLADNYKVARMGFVNKMDRQGADFLNVVNQVKTMLGSNAVPIVLPIGAEEDFKGVVDLIKNRAIIWDEAGQGATFEVVPIPEDMKDEVLEYREKLVEAVADYDDTLMEKFFEDPDSISEDEINEALRKATIDLSIIPMTCGSSFKNKGVQFMLDAVCKYLPSPLDKDDIKGTDPRTDAEIFRKPDVNEPFSALAFKIATDPFVGRLAFFRAYSGRLDAGSYILNTRSGDKERISRIYQMHANKQNPVEYIEAGDIGAAVGFKSIKTGDTMCDEKNPIVLESMVFPDPVIGIAVEPKTKADQDKMGNALAKLAEEDPTFTVRTDEASGQTIISGMGELHLDIIVDRMRREFKVEVNQGQPQVEYKENLTRVAQHREVYKKQSGGKGKFADIVFELGPADEGKVGLEFINEIKGGNVPREFVPAIEKGFKAAMKNGPLAGFEVEGIKVTLKDGSFHAVDSDALSFELAAKLGFKEAGRAAKPVIMEPIMKLEVVTPEEYMGNIIGDLNKRRGTISGQEEKNGAVVIKGSVPLSEMFGYVTTLRTLSSGRATSSMELEKYQATPQNVAEDIIAKAKG from the coding sequence ATGGGTAGAGATCTTAAATTTACAAGAAATATTGGTATTGCTGCGCACATTGATGCTGGTAAAACTACCACTACAGAAAGAATTTTATTCTATACAGGTGTAAACCACAAAATTGGTGAAGTTCACGATGGTGCTTCTACAATGGACTGGATGGAGCAGGAAGCAGAAAGAGGTATTACTATTACTTCTGCTGCAACTACTTGTTCTTGGAACTTTCCAACAGACCAAGGAAAACCTTTAGCTGATACTAAGCCTTACCACTTCAACATCATCGATACACCGGGACACGTTGACTTCACAGTAGAAGTAAACAGATCTTTGAGAGTATTGGATGGATTGGTATTCTTATTCTCTGCAGTAGATGGAGTAGAGCCTCAGTCTGAAACAAACTGGAGACTTGCTGACAACTACAAAGTTGCAAGAATGGGATTTGTAAACAAAATGGACAGACAAGGTGCTGACTTCCTTAACGTGGTAAACCAGGTTAAGACTATGTTAGGATCAAACGCAGTTCCTATCGTTTTACCAATCGGTGCTGAAGAAGATTTCAAAGGTGTTGTAGACTTAATTAAAAACAGAGCGATCATCTGGGATGAAGCTGGACAAGGTGCTACTTTCGAGGTAGTTCCAATTCCGGAAGATATGAAAGATGAAGTTCTAGAATATAGAGAGAAATTAGTTGAGGCTGTTGCAGATTATGATGATACTTTGATGGAGAAATTCTTCGAAGATCCAGATTCAATCTCTGAAGACGAAATCAACGAAGCTCTTAGAAAAGCTACTATCGATTTATCTATTATCCCAATGACTTGTGGTTCTTCATTCAAGAACAAAGGAGTACAGTTTATGTTGGATGCAGTATGTAAATACTTGCCTTCTCCATTGGATAAAGATGATATCAAAGGTACTGACCCAAGAACTGACGCTGAAATTTTCAGAAAGCCAGACGTAAACGAACCTTTCTCTGCATTGGCATTTAAGATTGCTACCGATCCTTTCGTAGGAAGATTGGCATTCTTTAGAGCTTACTCTGGAAGACTAGATGCAGGTTCTTATATCTTGAACACTCGTTCAGGAGATAAAGAAAGAATCTCTAGAATCTATCAGATGCACGCTAACAAGCAAAACCCAGTAGAATATATTGAAGCTGGTGATATTGGTGCTGCTGTAGGTTTCAAATCTATCAAAACTGGTGATACTATGTGTGACGAGAAAAACCCAATCGTTCTAGAATCGATGGTTTTCCCTGATCCGGTAATTGGTATCGCTGTTGAGCCTAAAACTAAGGCTGACCAAGATAAAATGGGTAACGCTCTAGCTAAATTGGCTGAAGAAGATCCTACGTTTACGGTTAGAACTGACGAGGCTTCAGGACAAACGATTATCTCTGGTATGGGTGAGCTTCACTTAGATATCATTGTAGATCGTATGAGAAGAGAATTCAAAGTTGAAGTTAACCAAGGTCAACCTCAGGTAGAATACAAAGAAAATCTTACAAGAGTTGCTCAGCACAGAGAAGTTTACAAAAAACAATCTGGTGGTAAAGGTAAATTTGCTGATATTGTATTTGAACTAGGACCTGCTGACGAAGGTAAAGTTGGTTTAGAATTCATCAATGAGATCAAAGGTGGTAACGTTCCTAGAGAATTTGTTCCTGCAATTGAAAAAGGCTTTAAAGCTGCAATGAAGAACGGTCCTTTGGCTGGTTTCGAAGTTGAAGGTATTAAAGTTACTCTTAAAGACGGATCTTTCCACGCGGTAGATTCTGATGCTCTTTCTTTCGAATTAGCTGCTAAATTAGGATTTAAAGAAGCGGGACGTGCTGCTAAGCCAGTAATTATGGAGCCTATTATGAAATTGGAGGTTGTAACTCCGGAAGAATATATGGGTAACATCATTGGTGACCTTAACAAGAGAAGAGGTACAATCAGTGGACAAGAAGAGAAGAACGGTGCCGTTGTTATCAAAGGTTCAGTTCCATTGTCTGAAATGTTTGGTTATGTAACTACTCTAAGAACACTTTCATCAGGAAGAGCTACTTCTTCTATGGAATTAGAGAAGTACCAAGCTACTCCTCAAAACGTTGCTGAAGATATCATTGCTAAAGCAAAAGGTTAA
- the rpsJ gene encoding 30S ribosomal protein S10, whose product MSQRIRIKLKSYDYNLVDKSAEKIVKTVKATGAVVNGPIPLPTNKRIFTVLRSPHVNKKAREQFQLSAHKRLMDIYSSSSKTVDALMKLELPSGVDVEIKV is encoded by the coding sequence ATGTCACAAAGAATCAGAATAAAACTAAAATCTTACGATTACAACTTGGTAGACAAGTCTGCTGAGAAAATCGTAAAAACGGTAAAGGCTACTGGTGCTGTTGTAAACGGACCAATTCCATTGCCAACGAATAAGAGAATCTTCACAGTGTTGAGATCTCCGCACGTAAACAAGAAAGCAAGAGAGCAGTTCCAATTATCAGCTCACAAGAGATTGATGGATATCTACTCTTCTTCTTCTAAAACTGTTGATGCTCTAATGAAATTAGAACTTCCTTCAGGAGTTGACGTTGAAATTAAAGTGTGA
- a CDS encoding DUF5995 family protein — translation MKTIEEVLKKLDEIILWSKANKSPLGYFACTYKIMTAQVLKGIQQKKFEDNPRMTLLDIAFATRYLNAWENYNKGKKCTNSWYLAFEAAKNKDLLILQHIFLGMNAHINLDLGISAASIMPYRKINPLKKDFENINSVIASINQNVQDSLNKICYPINLIDKLSNGKDNAVLDFAISKARDTSWATAVISSNTPNFLKESVINIVDYAAAKVASQILNPKLLSSTLAKELKKCESNDIVKNIEILEKTITT, via the coding sequence ATGAAAACCATCGAAGAAGTCTTAAAAAAATTAGACGAAATTATTCTCTGGAGCAAAGCAAACAAAAGTCCTTTAGGATATTTTGCGTGCACTTACAAAATTATGACCGCACAGGTTTTGAAAGGAATTCAACAGAAAAAATTTGAAGACAATCCGAGAATGACTTTGCTTGACATCGCTTTTGCAACAAGATATTTAAACGCATGGGAAAACTATAACAAAGGAAAGAAATGTACAAATTCTTGGTATTTAGCTTTTGAAGCCGCAAAAAATAAAGACCTTCTGATTCTTCAGCATATTTTCCTTGGTATGAATGCGCATATCAATTTAGATTTGGGAATTTCCGCAGCATCGATTATGCCGTATCGAAAAATCAATCCACTGAAAAAAGATTTTGAAAATATCAATTCGGTTATTGCTTCGATCAACCAGAATGTTCAGGATTCTTTAAATAAAATCTGTTATCCGATCAATCTCATAGACAAACTTTCAAACGGAAAAGACAATGCAGTTTTAGATTTTGCTATTTCAAAAGCAAGAGACACTTCCTGGGCAACGGCGGTAATTTCGTCCAACACTCCGAATTTTTTAAAAGAATCGGTTATTAATATTGTAGACTACGCTGCTGCAAAAGTTGCTTCACAGATTTTAAATCCAAAATTACTTTCCTCAACCTTAGCTAAGGAATTGAAAAAGTGCGAAAGCAATGATATTGTGAAAAATATTGAGATTTTAGAAAAAACAATAACCACTTAA
- a CDS encoding GLPGLI family protein, whose product MKKLILLLFPLIISAQTHRFVYQFHYKLDSTATELTAENMILDVNPDNVKFYPYSYAETDSLNIIRDQHVSRWDDHLPALIRKKGSFENTSLILLNDLFSLKSTDKMTWKLLNDTKVDGQYTLQKATTTFGGRNWIAWFSKDVDLSEGPYKFRGLPGLIFEIEDDKNNFMFKLSKSMKFPKTYEAKFLESFAGKKPLSVTEKVIAKKQLELYNNPLQDIAEAFKSNTNPENTFYVSSVQIKSLDQLKGMSDERRKAMLKENNPIEIDKAIKYPVN is encoded by the coding sequence ATGAAAAAACTAATTTTATTATTGTTTCCTTTAATCATTTCAGCACAAACACATCGATTCGTTTATCAGTTTCACTACAAATTAGATTCAACAGCAACAGAATTGACTGCCGAAAATATGATCTTGGATGTCAATCCTGATAATGTTAAATTTTATCCTTATTCTTATGCAGAAACAGATTCTTTAAATATTATTAGAGATCAGCATGTATCGAGATGGGACGATCATCTTCCTGCTCTTATTAGAAAAAAAGGTTCTTTTGAAAATACTTCATTGATTTTATTGAATGATTTATTCTCTTTAAAATCAACAGACAAGATGACATGGAAACTTTTGAATGATACAAAAGTAGATGGTCAATATACATTACAAAAAGCAACCACAACTTTTGGGGGAAGAAATTGGATCGCATGGTTCTCTAAAGACGTTGATCTAAGCGAAGGTCCGTACAAATTCCGTGGACTTCCGGGATTGATTTTCGAGATTGAAGACGACAAAAATAACTTTATGTTTAAGCTTTCAAAAAGTATGAAGTTTCCTAAAACGTATGAAGCCAAATTCCTTGAAAGTTTTGCTGGGAAAAAACCACTTTCCGTGACTGAGAAAGTCATTGCTAAAAAACAGTTAGAACTTTACAATAATCCGCTACAGGATATTGCGGAAGCCTTTAAGTCTAATACAAATCCTGAAAATACCTTTTACGTTTCGAGTGTTCAGATAAAAAGTTTAGACCAGCTAAAAGGAATGTCTGATGAGAGAAGAAAAGCAATGCTCAAAGAAAACAACCCAATCGAGATTGATAAAGCGATAAAATACCCTGTAAATTAA